One Bythopirellula goksoeyrii genomic window, ATGCAGGTCGACGAAGTATTGCGAATCGATTTGCCGCCAGCTGATCTGGGGACAGGAAGCCCACATGGCGATTCCTTTGCAGCCGGTTCGGGCGCAGAGTTGAACTGCTTCGTCGCCGGTCCGGAGAATCGCTTGCCGATTCGGGCGTTGGAACATCTGCTCACCGCAGAGCCAGATGGCGACAACAAAAAATGGCAGTCCCCTGGCTGGATCTCTCCGCTGATGCTCATTGGGCCGGCGGGAAGTGGCAAGACTCTATTGGTCCAAGGCATCGTTCGTCGCTGGTTTCCTGCACTGGGCGACGAGGGTGTTGCGTACTTCACTGCCATCGATTTTTCACGTGGGCTACAAACCTCACGTAGCGAAGGGACGCTTCCTGAGTTCCGAGAGCTGCTGCGAAAGCTCCGACTTCTGGTGATCGAAGATCTGCACAAATTGCCTCCATCTCTGACTATCCAGCGAGAATTGCGTGATCTGCTGGATCGTTGTGAAGAGAGGGATGCGACCGTGATTTGCACTTCCCGGATGGCGCCGACAACCCAGCAGCAACTCGAAGCAGGCTTGCGCGATCGACTTAGCGGCTCGTTGATGCTATGGCTCAACCATCCTGGTGCTGCCGCCCGGCTCGAGCTATTGAAGCTGGTTGCCGTGGAACGAGAAACTCCGATCGACGACCGTCAGCTTCGTACCTTGGCAGAATCGGCCAGTGGACCCGCCTGCCAGATAGTGCGAGGCTTGCGGGAATGGGAAATTGCCGTGGAGGTTGGATCGAATCCCGGCGAATATAGGACTGGACTTTCAGCGAAAGAAGTCATTGCCGTGGTGGCACGTTACTTTGGTCTAACTCAAGCGGCATTGAAAGGCCCTGCACGACGGAAAACCCTGGTTTTTGCCCGTAGTATCGCGGTCTATCTGCTGCGTACGCTTACTTCAGTCAGTTACGCCGAGATCGGGCGAGCTTTGGGAAATCGCGATCACAGCACGGTTATGCATGCGATGACTTCGATCCAGCAGTCGTTGCCAAGTGATTGTCAGACACAGAAAACATTGGAGGACTTACGCCGAATCCTGCTCGCTGTTTGAACAAGAAAGAATATTTGAACTGCGATGTTCAAATGGCCCTAATAACACACAACTGGTGGAAAACCTGGCGACAACTTGTTGATAGAGCCTTCTAACTTTTCGCTTTTGTATCATTGCGGAAGCACTGAGTTGTTTTCTTTCTAGTTGTGAACTATTGCTGAACCCTTTACGGACAACAAGACAACAAGTTATCCCCCATATGAAATATCAAAATACCTTAGATATTCAGCGATAATTCTCTGGTGGCACCATGTTATTGACACATATAACGCATACATTACTACTGCTACTAACTTTTAAATAAATAGTAAGACAAATTACATTCAGGAGGTTTGCAGTGAGCACTGTCCTAGAAAGTTCGTCTCAAGTGGAATCTCCGCATAGGAGCGGAAAGGGTGATAGTTCGATGAAAATATCTTGCGATCGCGAGCAACTGTTGCACGCTTTTCAGACTGTTGCTTCGGTGGCCCCGAGTCGGAGTCCCAAGCCAATTTTACAGAATGTCAAACTCGAAGCCTCGGCGGAAAAAGTAACGCTCCTGGCGACGGACCTGGAAGTCGGAATTCGGCATGATGTGGAGGGAGTTGATATTCAAACTTCAGGAGACGCTGTGTTATCGGTTGCACGGTTTGGATCCATTCTGCGTGAAAGCACGGATCAAACTTTGCACCTGGAATGCGATAGCACAGGTATCACGATCCGGGGTGAACGGAGCCAGTTTCGTCTGCCAGCTGAGAATCCCGCCGAGTTTCCACAGGTCACTAAGTTTGAGCAGGAGAGCTACTACGAAGTTCCCGCAAGGCTGTTGCGAGAATTGATTCGTCGCACGGTGTTCGCCACGGACAATGAGAGCAGCCGCTATGCATTGGGAGGCGTGAAGCTGGAATTCGAAGAGGCCGCGCTGACAGCCATTGGCACCGATGGCCGGCGACTCGCCAAGATGACTGGCCCTGTGGTGAAGCATGGCCAACCGCAGGACTCAGATCAGACGACGATTGTGCCAACCCGAGCGATGAGCCTCATCGAGCGAGCAGTGGCCCCCAGCGACAGCGAAGTGCAGGTGGCAGTGAAGGGCAACGAGTTCTTGGTACACAGTTCGCGAGCAACGATTTCTGCACGTCTATTGGAAGGACGTTTTCCGGATTGGAGAAAGGTATTTCCTGAAGGGGGAACCTCGACGGGAATTGAACTCGCCGTGGGGGCTACACTCTCGGCAGTGCGACAGGCAGCTATTGTTACCAGCGAGGAAAGTCGAGGTGTTGATTTCACCTTCGGTGATGGGATGCTCGTGCTATCGGGACGGGCTGCTGAAGTGGGCCAGTCGCGGATTGAGCTCCCCATTGGCTACGATGGACAGGAACTGACCGTAACTCTCGACCCGCGATTTGCGACCGATTTTCTGAAGGTACTCGACGCGGAGAAAACCTTTACATTTGAAGCGAAAGACTCAGAGAGTGCGGCTGTCTGCAAAACGGACGATGGCTACGGTTATGTGATCATGCCCCTTTCTCGAGATCGTTGAGTCCTGGTCTAAATGAATCAGCCAGAAACCAACGCGATTGCAAACCAAGGGGAGGACTCTCAAGCCCTCGGTGATGCCTGGAAAGATTTTGAAACGCGTAGCACCGCGGAGCGGAAGAGGCACTATGCGAGTAGCCCTCGGAAAATCGGTAGTTTACTTGCCGACTTGGTGAGGAGTCGAGGATACGCCCAGATTTCTGTGTCGGAGATTCAAGAGAAAGCCTGGCAAACAGTCGTGGGTACGGAACTCGCGACTGTCACTCAGTTCGCCAAATTAAGTCGGGGGACGATGCAGGTGGTGGTGGCCAATTCGCTGGTGATGCAGGAACTAACGTTCCGCAAGGAACAACTCTTGGCGGGTTTGCAAACGGCACTTCCGGATGCGGGGGTGAAGCAATTACGGTTCAAAGTAGGAAGAGTAACACACAGATCAGAACCCTAGTTCGATCAATTGATTTCCGGCGATCGATTTTAAAATCACTCAACGGAATTTTCTAACAAAACGAATACGAGACAGATGTCAAACGAAGAACCTAGTCAAAAGAAAAAAGCCAACGCTGAATACAGCCAATCCGATCTCGAACATTTGAGCGATCTGGAGCATGTCCGCGAGCGGCCTAGCATGTACATCGGCGATACATCCGGTCGTGGTCTGCATCACCTCGTCTATGAGGTGGTAGACAATTCGATCGACGAAGCGATGGCCAACTACGCCACCGAAGTAAGAGTGTTTATCAATCCGGATGGTTCGGTCTCGGTGGAAGACGACGGCCGTGGAATTCCGGTAGAAAAGCACGACCAACTCTCCGAGCAAATGGATCGCGAGGTATCTACGCTCGAAGGGGTGATGACAGTACTGAAGTTTGGCGGGAAGTTCAGCAAGGGTGCCTACCAAACATCCGGCGGCTTGCATGGTGTTGGTGTGACGGTGGTCAACTTTCTCTCCGAATGGTGTGAGGTGGAAGTTTGTCGCGAGGGTCATGTCTACCATCAAGAGTACGAGCGAGGTGTGCCCAAGGGTGAGGTTCGCCGCGTGGGTACGAGTGATCGGCGTGGCACGAAGACGACGTTCAAGCCTGATCCGCAGATTTTCTCAGTTACGAAGTTTGTTTACACGACTTTATCGAAGCGTTTGCAGGAGTTGGCGTTTCTAAACCGAGGTGTGAAGATTTCGATCACCGATATGCGGACGGATGAATCGGAGACGTTTCAATACGAGAACGGAATCGAAGAGTTTGTCGTCTGGCTCAACCGGGCGAGCGAAGCGGTGCATCAAGAGGTTCTGTACGTCGAGGGTGAGACAGATGGTGTGACAGTAGAGATCGCCTTGCAGTATTCTGGAGAGTACACCGAGAACGTTCACTCCTATGTGAACAACATCACCACGACCGAAGGAGGTACGCATCTCTCCGGATTCCGCACGGCATTGACTCGTTCACTTAATGCCTACGGAAAGAAGCAAAACCTGTTCAAAGACTTAGTGCCGTCTGGAGAGGACGTTCGTGAAGGTCTCACGGCAGTGATTAGTGTTCGCGTGCCGCATCCACAGTTCGAGGGACAGACCAAAACCAAGCTGGGTAATAGCGAGGTCGAGGGAATCGTCAATTCCTTGTTTGGGGACTACCTGAGTAAGTTCTTAGAAGAAAATCCTAAGACGGCCAAACAGATGATTCTCAAAGTCGTTTTGGCGGCTGAGGCCCGCGAGAGTGCCCGCAAGGCGCGGTTGCTGATCCGCGAGCGCAAAGGGGCGCTTGCCGGCGGCGGGCTCCCCGGAAAGCTACGCGATTGTTCTAGCAAAGACGTCGACAAATGCGAACTGTACCTGGTGGAAGGTGACTCGGCGGGTGGTAGCGCGGAAGGGGGTCGGCTACGTGAGTACCAGGCGATTCTGCCTCTTCGTGGTAAAATCATCAACGCCTACAAGAGCCGTGAAGACAAGGTGCTCGCCAACGAAGAAGTCCGTAGCATGATTGCTGCCGTGGGAATCGGCATTGGCGAGGACCAGGATCTGAGCAAGCGTCGCTACGGTCGTATCGTAATCATGACCGATGCCGACGTGGACGGTTCACATATCCGTACGCTGCTGCTCACGTTCTTTTATCGCCAGATGTACGAGCTGGTGGCCCAGGGTCATGTGTACGTCGCTCAGCCACCCTTGTTCCGCGTGCGCAAGGGGAAGGATGTGAACTATGTGCAAACCGACGAAGAAATGAAGACGCAGCTTTTAGATCTGGGGTTGAGCGATAGCGTCTTCGATCCAGGCAACGGCGAACTGGTCGATGGAGAGCGGATGGAGAAACTCTGCCGTACGCTTGCTGCGATGGAGGAATCGATCGTCGCCCTGGAGCGACGCGGGATTAGCCTCAAGGCCCATGCGGTGCGGCAGGATCCCGACACACTGGAGCTCCCCATCTTTCATGTGTTTCTTGGTCTCCATGAACATTGGTTCAATAATCGTGCAGCATTGGAGGCCTTTGTCGAAGAGCAGGAAAAGGCCACCGGCAAAGAGATGCAACTGGATGTGGGAACAATCCCTGTCGAGGAAGTTGCGGAAACCAATGGCCATGCCGCTCCAAAGTTGCGAATCGTCGAACTTCATGAGGTGCGTACGATCAACACGTTGCTCAAGGATCTCTCGGAACTCGGGTTTGAGATCGAATCGCTGATACCCGAAGATCGAACCGGCCTGGAGGGTTCTCGCTACATGCTCCGTCGTGGCGAAAACGAAACCGGTTTGGACGATCTCCGCGGTCTGCCGGCTGCCATTCGGGCAGCGGGAGAAAAGGGTTTGCAAATCACTCGCTTTAAGGGCTTGGGTGAAATGAACGCCGAAGAACTCCGCGAAACGACACTCGACCCCGCCAATCGCACCTTATTGCAGGTGAGAATGGAAGACGCCGGCAGCGCCGACGAGTTGTTCCGCGTGCTAATGGGCGACAACGTAGAGCCCCGCCGCGAGTTCATCCAGAAGCATGCGTTGGATGTGAAGAATTTGGATGTGTAAAGATTGATACATATCTGCGTAAGGAACACTTTCTCATGAATTGGCAAGATAGAATCGAGATAGCTCCTAATGTTCTCACGGGTAAACCGATCATTAAAGGAACAAGAATCGCCGTTGAGTTCGTAGTCGATCTGCTGGCTCGTGGTTGGTCTCAAGAAGACATCTTGGAAGAGTATGATCATCTCACTTCAGAGGATATACAGGCGTGTCTTGCTTACGCCAGTAGCGTTCTGCAATCTGAGCGGGTGTATCTCACCCCTGACTGAGCAATCTCGATGAAGTTTTCACTTAATGAGAATGTTTCAGGATCCGTGATTCGAAGACTGCGGGAGGCAGGTCATGACGTGTTGGCAGCCAAAGAATCCATGCAGGGTGAGTCGGATACAGAAATCTTAATTCGTGCTCAAACTGAAGGGAGAATTGTAGTGGTAGTGTCCGTCAAGATGCGCACATTTGTTTTTAGGGTTTAGCCCTGTCGGTAGGTCCGCCCCCAACTCCGTAGCTGCGTAGCAGCGGAGGTGCGCTGGGCATGGTCGAGCGATTGAGGGTGGAAGTCCCCTGTGGATCCTAACGGAGGTAACCACGAGGTGAAAGCAACTGCACGAGACGGAGTTTGGACATTGGACAATCGAAGTCTATCCCGCGAGGGCGTGTGGGGAGGAAGCCGTAGCCNNNNNNNNNNNNNNNNNNNNNNNNNNNNNNNNNNNNNNNNNNNNNNNNNNNNNNNNNNNNNNNNNNNNNNNNNNNNNNNNNNNNNNNNNNNNNNNNNNNNNNNNNNNNNNNNNNNNNNNNNNNNNNNNNNNNNNNNNNNNNNNNNNNNNNNNNNNNNNNNNNNNNNNNNNNNNNNNNNNNNNNNNNNNNNNNNNNNNNNNNNNNNNNNNNNNNNNNNNNNNNNNNNNNNNNNNNNNNNNNNNNNNNNNNNNNNNNNNNNNNNNNNNNNNNNNNNNNNNNNNNNNNNNNNNNNNNNNNNNNNNNNNNNNNNNNNNNNNNNNNNNNNNNNNNNNNNNNNNNNNNNNNNNNNNNNNNNNNNNNNNNNNNNNNNNNNNNNNNNNNNNNNNNNNNNNNNNNNNNNNNNNNNNNNNNNNNNNNNNNNNNNNNNNNNNNNNNNNNNNNNNNNNNNNNNNNNNNNNNNNNNNNNNNNNNNNNNNNNNNNNNNNNNNNNNNNNNNNNNNNNNNNNNNNNNNNNNNNNNNNNNNNNNNNNNNNNNNNNNNNNNNNNNNNNNNNNNNNNNNNNNNNNNNNNNNNNNNNNNNNNNNNNNNNNNNNNNNNNNNNNNNNNNNNNNNNNNNNNNNNNNNNNNNNNNNNNNNNNNNNNNNNNNNNNNNNNNNNNNNNNNNNNNNNNNNNNNNNNNNNNNNNNNNNNNNNNNNNNNNNNNNNNNNNNNNNNNNNNNNNNNNNNNNNNNNNNNNNNNNNNNNNNNNNNNNNNNNNNNNNNNNNNNNNNNNNNNNNNNNNNNNNNNNNNNNNNNNNNNNNNNNNNNNNNNNNNNNNNNNNNNNNNNNNNNNNNNNNNNNNNNNNNNNNNNNNNNNNNNNNNNNNNNNNNNNNNNNNNNNNNNNNNNNNNNNNNNNNNNNNNNNNNNNNNNNNNNNNNNNNNNNNNNNNNNNNNNNNNNNNNNNNNNNNNNNNNNNNNNNNNNNNNNNNNNNNNNNNNNNNNNNNNNNNNNNNNNNNNNNNNNNNNNNNNNNNNNNNNNNNNNNNNNNNNNNNNNNNNNNNNNNNNNNNNNNNNNNNNNNNNNNNNNNNNNNNNNNNNNNNNNNNNNNNNNNNNNNNNNNNNNNNNNNNNNNNNNNNNNNNNNNNNNNNNNNNNNNNNNNNNNNNNNNNNNNNNNNNNNNNNNNNNNNNNNNNNNNNNNNNNNNNNNNNNNNNNNNNNNNNNNNNNNNNNNNNNNNNNNNNNNNNNNNNNNNNNNNNNNNNNNNNNNNNNNNNNNNNNNNNNNNNNNNNNNNNNNNNNNNNNNNNNNNNNNNNNNNNNNNNNNNNNNNNNNNNNNNNNNNNNNNNNNNNNNNNNNNNNNNNNNNNNNNNNNNNNNNNNNNNNNNNNNNNNNNNNNNNNNNNNNNNNNNNNNNNNNNNNNNNNNNNNNNNNNNNNNNNNNNNNNNNNNNNNNNNNNNNNNNNNNNNNNNNNNNNNNNNNNNNNNNNNNNNNNNNNNNNNNNNNNNNNNNNNNNNNNNNNNNNNNNNNNNNNNNNNNNNNNNNNNNNNNNNNNNNNNNNNNNNNNNNNNNNNNNNNNNNNNNNNNNNNNNNNNNNNNNNNNNNNNNNNNNNNNNNNNNNNNNNNNNNNNNNNNNNNNNNNNNNNNNNNNNNNNNNNNNNNNNNNNNNNNNNNNNNNNNNNNNNNNNNNNNNNNNNNNNNNNNNNNNNNNNNNNNNNNNNNNNNNNNNNNNNNNNNNNNNNNNNNNNNNNNNNNNNNNNNNNNNNNNNNNNNNNNNNNNNNNNNNNNNNNNNNNNNNNNNNNNNNNNNNNNNNNNNNNNNNNNNNNNNNNNNNNNNNNNNNNNNNNNNNNNNNNNNNNNNNNNNNNNNNNNNNNNNNNNNNNNNNNNNNNNNNNNNNNNNNNNNNNNNNNNNNNNNNNNNNNNNNNNNNNNNNNNNNNNNNNNNNNNNNNNNNNNNNNNNNNNNNNNNNNNNNNNNNNNNNNNNNNNNNNNNNNNNNNNNNNNNNNNNNNNNNNNNNNNNNNNNNNNNNNNNNNNNNNNNNNNNNNNNNNNNNNNNNNNNNNNNNNNNNNNNNNNNNNNNNNNNNNNNNNNNNNNNNNNNNNNNNNNNNNNNNNNNNNNNNNNNNNNNNNNNNNNNNNNNNNNNNNNNNNNNNNNNNNNNNNNNNNNNNNNNNNNNNNNNNNNNNNNNNNNNNNNNNNNNNNNNNNNNNNNNNNNNNNNNNNNNNNNNNNNNNNNNNNNNNNNNNNNNNNNNNNNNNNNNNNNNNNNNNNNNNNNNNNNNNNNNNNNNNNNNNNNNNNNNNNNNNNNNNNNNNNNNNNNNNNNNNNNNNNNNNNNNNNNNNNNNNNNNNNNNNNNNNNNNNNNNNNNNNNNNNNNNNNNNNNNNNNNNNNNNNNNNNNNNNNNNNNNNNNNNNNNNNNNNNNNNNNNNNNNNNNNNNNNNNNNNNNNNNNNNNNNNNNNNNNNNNNNNNNNNNNNNNNNNNNNNNNNNNNNNNNNNNNNNNNNNNNNNNNNNNNNNNNNNNNNNNNNNNNNNNNNNNNNNNNNNNNNNNNNNNNNNNNNNNNNNNNNNNNNNNNNNNNNNNNNNNNNNNNNNNNNNNNNNNNNNNNNNNNNNNNNNNNNNNNNNNNNNNNNNNNNNNNNNNNNNNNNNNNNNNNNNNNNNNNNNNNNNNNNNNNNNNNNNNNNNNNNNNNNNNNNNNNNNNNNNNNNNNNNNNNNNNNNNNNNNNNNNNNNNNNNNNNNNNNNNNNNNNNNNNNNNNNNNNNNNNNNNNNNNNNNNNNNNNNN contains:
- a CDS encoding DnaA/Hda family protein, with translation MQVDEVLRIDLPPADLGTGSPHGDSFAAGSGAELNCFVAGPENRLPIRALEHLLTAEPDGDNKKWQSPGWISPLMLIGPAGSGKTLLVQGIVRRWFPALGDEGVAYFTAIDFSRGLQTSRSEGTLPEFRELLRKLRLLVIEDLHKLPPSLTIQRELRDLLDRCEERDATVICTSRMAPTTQQQLEAGLRDRLSGSLMLWLNHPGAAARLELLKLVAVERETPIDDRQLRTLAESASGPACQIVRGLREWEIAVEVGSNPGEYRTGLSAKEVIAVVARYFGLTQAALKGPARRKTLVFARSIAVYLLRTLTSVSYAEIGRALGNRDHSTVMHAMTSIQQSLPSDCQTQKTLEDLRRILLAV
- the dnaN gene encoding DNA polymerase III subunit beta, whose amino-acid sequence is MKISCDREQLLHAFQTVASVAPSRSPKPILQNVKLEASAEKVTLLATDLEVGIRHDVEGVDIQTSGDAVLSVARFGSILRESTDQTLHLECDSTGITIRGERSQFRLPAENPAEFPQVTKFEQESYYEVPARLLRELIRRTVFATDNESSRYALGGVKLEFEEAALTAIGTDGRRLAKMTGPVVKHGQPQDSDQTTIVPTRAMSLIERAVAPSDSEVQVAVKGNEFLVHSSRATISARLLEGRFPDWRKVFPEGGTSTGIELAVGATLSAVRQAAIVTSEESRGVDFTFGDGMLVLSGRAAEVGQSRIELPIGYDGQELTVTLDPRFATDFLKVLDAEKTFTFEAKDSESAAVCKTDDGYGYVIMPLSRDR
- a CDS encoding DUF721 domain-containing protein, whose translation is MNQPETNAIANQGEDSQALGDAWKDFETRSTAERKRHYASSPRKIGSLLADLVRSRGYAQISVSEIQEKAWQTVVGTELATVTQFAKLSRGTMQVVVANSLVMQELTFRKEQLLAGLQTALPDAGVKQLRFKVGRVTHRSEP
- a CDS encoding DNA gyrase subunit B, with amino-acid sequence MSNEEPSQKKKANAEYSQSDLEHLSDLEHVRERPSMYIGDTSGRGLHHLVYEVVDNSIDEAMANYATEVRVFINPDGSVSVEDDGRGIPVEKHDQLSEQMDREVSTLEGVMTVLKFGGKFSKGAYQTSGGLHGVGVTVVNFLSEWCEVEVCREGHVYHQEYERGVPKGEVRRVGTSDRRGTKTTFKPDPQIFSVTKFVYTTLSKRLQELAFLNRGVKISITDMRTDESETFQYENGIEEFVVWLNRASEAVHQEVLYVEGETDGVTVEIALQYSGEYTENVHSYVNNITTTEGGTHLSGFRTALTRSLNAYGKKQNLFKDLVPSGEDVREGLTAVISVRVPHPQFEGQTKTKLGNSEVEGIVNSLFGDYLSKFLEENPKTAKQMILKVVLAAEARESARKARLLIRERKGALAGGGLPGKLRDCSSKDVDKCELYLVEGDSAGGSAEGGRLREYQAILPLRGKIINAYKSREDKVLANEEVRSMIAAVGIGIGEDQDLSKRRYGRIVIMTDADVDGSHIRTLLLTFFYRQMYELVAQGHVYVAQPPLFRVRKGKDVNYVQTDEEMKTQLLDLGLSDSVFDPGNGELVDGERMEKLCRTLAAMEESIVALERRGISLKAHAVRQDPDTLELPIFHVFLGLHEHWFNNRAALEAFVEEQEKATGKEMQLDVGTIPVEEVAETNGHAAPKLRIVELHEVRTINTLLKDLSELGFEIESLIPEDRTGLEGSRYMLRRGENETGLDDLRGLPAAIRAAGEKGLQITRFKGLGEMNAEELRETTLDPANRTLLQVRMEDAGSADELFRVLMGDNVEPRREFIQKHALDVKNLDV
- a CDS encoding DUF433 domain-containing protein, coding for MNWQDRIEIAPNVLTGKPIIKGTRIAVEFVVDLLARGWSQEDILEEYDHLTSEDIQACLAYASSVLQSERVYLTPD
- a CDS encoding DUF5615 family PIN-like protein, with amino-acid sequence MKFSLNENVSGSVIRRLREAGHDVLAAKESMQGESDTEILIRAQTEGRIVVVVSVKMRTFVFRV